One Sulfurimonas sp. HSL-3221 genomic window, CACTGTGGGGTGAGGATATTGTGGATGGTCAGGTAATCGTGATAGCGGTCGATCTTGTAGAAGAGGTAGCAAAGATGCTCCCCCGCATCATCCGTGAGGATAACGCTCCCCTCGGCATTCCAGCTGTAGTGGCGGTCCCACCACCGCATCGCCTGGTCGGCGAAGCCCCGGCTCTTCGCATCGTCGATCTGCGTGATGGAATCAAGATACTCTTTTCGGTTGACGTCAATGACACGGTACGGCATAAGTGCCCCTTTGCAAGCCAATAGTAATGCTTGAAAAGGGAAAACTTCACAGAGGTATTAAAAGTGACAAATAAGTGATGCGTTCAGTATAACACCCCGGCTGTATCTGCGGTTCACACGGGTGTATAATATGTAACCATTTCCAGTTTTCTCTCCACTAGTCCATATATGCATCACTTTGGCTTGCGTACGAAACCGTTTTTCAGGTATCATTCAGCAATTGAAAGATGATTTAGAGTTTCATCTTGGTTAGTTAATTGATTGGGGACCCGGTGCTCCCCGGTCATTTCAATACCTTGCAGAGTGCTCCACATTAAATTTCGACGACTACATTAACAACAAGGACTTGCTTTGGCAGATCTTAAAAAGGGAACCGTTAAATGGTTCAACAGTGAAAAAGGCTATGGGTTTATCTCCCCTGAAGACGGCGGCAAAGACGTATTTGTACACTTTCGCCAGGTCAACAGATCAGGCTACGGCCGCGTTGAGCTCCAGGAAGGTCAGGAAGTGACTTTCGAGATCGGCGAGGGACAAAAAGGCCCGCAGGCGGAGAACGTCACTCCCCTGTAATGCCTTCAACGGCGGAACCTTCCGCCGGCATCACGATTTGTCCCCGGGACACCTCTGAAAACCCTTCGATCTCCGGAGGTTTTTCAAAGATGCCCACAAAAGAGGATCGCTCTTTTACGCTATGGCTTCGGAGGACAATACGATGCAGAGCAAGGAAGCAGCACTCAAAGCGCTGGACGATGGAAAAGAGCTGACCAGTGCGGTCACGGGCATAAAATACAAACAGATGGATGGCGCGCTCTATTCGAAAAGCAGCGAACGCAGCGAATGGATCGTGTGCGGGCTGATGTTCTACACCCCCGGTTCCTGGCTGAACCTCTTCGAATAAGACGCGCTGCGCCGCCCCGATGCGGCACCCTCTCTTAACGCACGCCCGCTTTCATCTGCGCGAGATATGCCGCAACCTCTTCCGCTTTCATCGGCTGCTCTTTGCGGCGGTCGCCCTGCGCATTGCGCTTTTTGTTCTGCTGCCCCTGGCGCGGCTTAGCATCGGTACGCTCGTTGCCGTTGCGTGCCGGCCGTTTGCCGGAGGCGTTCGCTTTCGGCTTGGCGGCAGCTTTCGTCTTTTCGGGCAGCCGGGTCTCAAACCCTTCGACACTCTTTTGCGGGATCGCTGCCTTGATCAGCTTCTCGATATTGCGCAGGTAGTCAGCCTCTTCGGCGCAGACCAGTGAAACGGCCTCCCCTTCGTTGCCAGCGCGGCCGGTCCGGCCGATGCGGTGCACGTAGTCTTCAGGCACATTCGGCAGCTCGAAGTTGACGACATGCGGCAGCTGGTCGATGTCGATCCCGCGCGCCGCGATGTCCGTCGCGACCAGGACGCGGACGCGCTTCGCTTTGAAAGCGGCCAGCGCCTTGGTGCGCGCGTTCTGGGTCTTGTTGCCGTGGATCGCTTCGGAAGGGATGCCGTCACTTGTCAGCTGCTTGCAAAGCCGGTTTGCCCCGTGCTTGGTCCGTGTGAAGACCAGGACCTGCTCCCAGCCGTTGGTATTGATCAGCGTGGAGAGCAG contains:
- a CDS encoding cold-shock protein — its product is MADLKKGTVKWFNSEKGYGFISPEDGGKDVFVHFRQVNRSGYGRVELQEGQEVTFEIGEGQKGPQAENVTPL